In the Prochlorococcus marinus CUG1438 genome, ATAAAGAATGCAAATTAAAGTGCTAGTATTTTTATAGCTAAACTCTCAATTAAAAACCTTTTTTTTCAACGTGGCAAACCATTTTTCACAACTTGCAAAAAAGTCAAGAACAAATGGAAACGCAGAAAAAGTTGCAAAAGAACAACCAGGAAAGCCATCTCTAGACATTTATAAACTTGGAGATGATGTATTAAGACAAAATTCCAAAAGAATAACTAAAGTTGACGAATCTATCAGAAAACTTGCTAGAGAAATGCTTCAAAGCATGTATGCAGCTAAAGGAATTGGACTTGCTGCACCTCAAATTGGAATCAACAAAGAGCTTCTTGTCATAGACGTAAATTTTGAAGATTCAGCAGCAGAACCTTTAATATTAATCAATCCAGAAATTACAAACTTTGGAACAACCCTTAATTCATACGAAGAAGGTTGCTTGAGTATACCTGGCGTCTATTTGAATGTAGTAAGACCATCAACTATAAAATTAAAATTTAGAGATGAAATGGGACGACCACGTAAAATGAAGGCAGATGGACTTTTAGCGAGGTGTATTCAACACGAAATGGATCACTTAAATGGAATATTATTTGTAGATAGAGTTACATCAAAAGATGATTTGAACAAAGAACTTTTAAAAGAAGGGTTTAACGAAAAAGACGTTATCTCAATTAATTAATTTAATGTCTGAAACAACAATATTTCAAAAAATCATTAATAACGAAATACCCTGCGATAAGCTTTATGAAGATAAGTTTTGTATTGCATTTAATGATATCCAGGCGCAAGCTCCAGTACATTTCCTAGTGATTCCTAAAAAGCCAATAATCAGTTTATTAGAGTGTATTGAGGAAGATGCAAATTTATTAGGGCATTTACTTTTTGTTGGTAGCAAAATAGCTAAATCAAAAAATTTAACTAATTGGAGAACAGTAATTAACACTGGAGCAGAATCGGGACAAACAGTTTTTCATTTACATATTCATTTTTTATCTGGAAGAAAAATGAATTGGCCTCCAGGTTAAAACTCTCGAAAGAAATATTAATGGGTTATAAATAAATAAAAACAAAATGAATACTCCAGAGTCCTTAAATACAGAATCTAAAAATTTATTCAACTTAATTTCAAAAAATTGGGAAGAGCTTGATGATTCACTCAAAAATAAGTTAATAAAAATTTGGAACGTTTTAACTTATAAATGGCAATTACAAATTTTATTTAATTTACCTTTTCTACTATGGTGGGCATTAGATAAATCTTTTCCAAAAGTTCATGAATTTGATGCAACAATCTTGAATTACTTGAATTTACCTGACTGGGCACTTTCATTTATTGGCTTTGGTCAATAGACCGCTAAAAGTTATAATTTATTTCATAACACTAGTCGAGTAATGAATAAAGCAGTTAATAATAAATCCAAAATACTATACCAATTACAAAAATTAAGGAAGCTGTCTCAGCCGTTTTTTCTTCCAATAGATCAATGTAATGGATTCCAATTTATTTGGCTCTTGATTTCTCTTTTATTTTGTGTTGGTGGAGTAGTACTTGTTGGTCTTACAGGAATAATAAGTTTTTTTGAAAGCTTTCAACCAATTTTTCTTGAAAAGTATTTCGGAGGTGTAGTAAGTACTGTCAATTCAATTTGGGCTGGGAGTTGGGGATTACTTTTCTCTGCATTATTTCTAATTGGATCAGGAAGCTTTTTTAGCTTAAGACGTCAATTAAAAAACCGTAGATGGTTACATTGGTTATTCCTTGCGATAATTGTATTAATGCTTTTAGCTGTAAACGGAATAAACGCAGGTATTGGATTCATTGCAAGAGATTTAACAAATGCTTTAGTAGAAAAACAAGAAGATGGATTTTATAGGATATTGGGGATTTACGCTTGTTGTTTCGCTGTGGCTCTACCAATACGGGTTTCCCAAATATTTTTCACATA is a window encoding:
- the def gene encoding peptide deformylase, which encodes MANHFSQLAKKSRTNGNAEKVAKEQPGKPSLDIYKLGDDVLRQNSKRITKVDESIRKLAREMLQSMYAAKGIGLAAPQIGINKELLVIDVNFEDSAAEPLILINPEITNFGTTLNSYEEGCLSIPGVYLNVVRPSTIKLKFRDEMGRPRKMKADGLLARCIQHEMDHLNGILFVDRVTSKDDLNKELLKEGFNEKDVISIN
- a CDS encoding histidine triad nucleotide-binding protein is translated as MSETTIFQKIINNEIPCDKLYEDKFCIAFNDIQAQAPVHFLVIPKKPIISLLECIEEDANLLGHLLFVGSKIAKSKNLTNWRTVINTGAESGQTVFHLHIHFLSGRKMNWPPG